DNA sequence from the Vibrio pelagius genome:
AATGCTGCTCTGAATAGGCTGCAACTTCCGCCAACTCTTTAGCGGGCAAATCCTTGCTGATGTCTTGATGAATATAGAAGAGCACATCATTGATTCTGGATATGTGTTGGTGTGACATTTTCTAAATAGCATAAATGGACATATCTAAGAGCATAAATGGACATATCGATTTTTTCAATGCCATGTAATATCACTGGATAAACAAAAAAGCAGACACAACGAGATAACTACATATGGAAATCGCAAAATCATTACAACAAATCCAATCTTCCTACATTCGCGAAATTCTCGCCGCTGCGAGCGACAAAAACGTCATCTCCTTGGCCGGCGGTCTGCCAGATGAACAAACCTTTCCGATTGAGTTGATGAAGCCGACCCTAGAAAACTTGGCGAACATGCCAGAGGTATTTCAATACGGCTCAACCGCTGGTTACGGCCCGCTGATCGATCACCTTAGCGATACTTACCAATTGCCAGAATCACACACTGCGATGATCTGTACAGGCTCACAACAAGGTTTAGATTTAATCGCTCGTGCTTATGTTGATCCGGGTGATATGGTTGTGATGGAAGCACCAAGCTACTTAGGTGCGATGCAAGTATTCGGTTTAGTACAAGCGAACATTGTGACTGTTTCTCAAACTGAGTTCGGACCAAATCTAGACGAGCTCGAAGCCTGCTTCAAACAGCAAGCACCGAAAATGTTCTACGCGGTACCCGATTTCCACAACCCAACGGGCGTATGTTGGACACTAGAGAGCCGCCAGCAAGTCGCTGCACTTTGTGAACAATACAACGTCGCTTTCATTGAAGACGCACCTTATCGTGAACTGCGTTTTACCGGTTCAGAGCTGCCACTTGTGTCGTCGTTCTGCCCGGATCACTCTATCGTACTGCGTTCATTCTCTAAGATTGCTTCTCCGGGTCTACGTATCGGCGCAGTAACCGGCAAACGCAGCTACCTTGAGCCACTCATCAAAGTAAAACAAGGCGCTGACCTACACTCAAGCGTTCCAATGCAAGCGCTTCTGCTTGGTCTTCTTAAGCACCAAGATTTTGTCCTGCATATGGAGAACATCCGCAACCTATACAAGTCTCGCTACGAAGTGCTGTTCTCTGAATTAGAGCAGAAGCTGCCTCAAGGTTGTGCATTGAAACCTGTTGATGGTGGCATGTTCATTTGGGTTGAGATTCCAGAGTGCGATACTTTTGAACTGGCTAAGAGCCTGCTTGGTAACGGCGTAGCGGTTGTACCAAGTCCTGTGTTCTACCCAGATGCAAACGGTGCTAGAGCGGCATTGCGCCTTAACTTTACCAATGCGAATCCAGATGAACTGCGCGAAGCAGTGTCTCGCTTGGCAGAAGGCTTAACTGCGATTAGCTAGTTTCTAGCAGAGTTGATGGCGATTGGGGCGATTGCTGTTTCATCCTAATGGCAGCCAGTGCTAAAATGCTCCAAAATTAACAGTCGCTAGTTTAAAGGTAAGGTAATGAACCCAATTATTGCGCTATTAAAAGAGAACAACATCGGTGATGAGCAGATCAACAACATTTTCAAAACGTTGACTGAAAATCCGCTAGCTGCAATGGCAACCATCAGCCAGCTTGGTTTGCCTCAAGAGAAGCTACAACTTCTTATGGGCCAAGTAATGCAAAACCCTGCACTTATCAAAGAAGCAGTAGAAGAGCTTGGCCTAGACTTCTCAAAAGTAGAAGCAGCAAAAGAGCAGCTAAACAAGCAAGGCTAATACGGCTTTCACCCAATACAAAACGCGCCCAACAGGTTATGACATAACTTATTGGGCGCGTTTTTTTGTCACTGATGAAAACGATATAACGCAACTTATGGATGAATCTTTCACCAAGCGGAAAAAACAATAAAACCACACAAATAGCAGTGCTAAATAGCCCTAACTTTGGTTGGTTTTTGTGCTCGACAAGCTTAGCTATACTCACGCCGAAAACTATTTATAAATCCCTCACTGACAAGTGAGATTGCTCTGGAATTACGCTCCAGCTCGCGAAAGGAAAAATCATGTCTCAATATGTTGTATGCGCACTCTACAAGTTTGTCGCACTGGATGATTATCAAGATATCCGCCAACCACTTACTCAACTGCTTCTCGACAACCAAATCCGTGGCACTCTGCTGCTTGCCCAAGAAGGCATTAACGGCACAGTTGCGGGCTCACGCGAGTCAATCGATGCGCTGCTTGCTTGGTTCAAGCTTGATGAACGTCTAGCCGATGTTGTCTATAAAGAGTCGTTCAACGAACAACAACCGTTCAACCGTACTAAAGTTAAGCTCAAGAAAGAGATCGTGACCATGGGTGTTGAGGGCATAGATCCTCGCCATGTTGTGGGCACATATGTGAAACCAAAAGACTGGAATGAACTGATCTCAGATCCTGATGTGGTACTGGTCGATACCCGTAACGACTACGAAGTCGATATCGGCACCTTCAAAAATGCAGTGAACCCAAACACAGAAACTTTCCGTGAGTTCCCACAATACGTTGAGGAAAACCTAGATCCTGCTAAACACAAAAAGGTAGCGATGTTCTGTACCGGTGGTATTCGCTGTGAAAAGTCGACGGCTTACATGAAAGAGCAAGGCTTTGAAGAGGTGTACCATCTTGAAGGCGGTATCCTGAAATACCTTGAAGAAGTACCTGAAGAAGAGAGCATGTGGGAAGGTGACTGCTACGTGTTTGATGGCCGTGTTGCGGTTAACCACCAGCTAGAAAAGAGTGGCTACGACGTGTGTAACGCGTGTCGCTTACCAATCACTGAAGAAGACAAGCAGTCTGCTCATTATGAAAAAGGCGTAAGCTGTCCTAAATGTATCGACAAACACACTGAAGAGCAGAAACAACGCTTTAGAGAGCGTGAAAAGCAGGTACAGCTTTCTGCTGCTCGCGGTGAAACTCACGTCGGTGGCGATGCTGCTCAGTTGATCGAACAAAGAAAACAGCAAAAACTTGAAAAGAAAGCTCAACAGCGAGCAAACAATAAATAATTGTTATTTTTGAGATAGATAGGGCACTTTTAGTGCCCTTTTTATTGCTTTCGAGCTTTGCGTTCAGTGACACATTTCTTTAATGGTTATGCTTCTATACTGGTAAGCAAACAAATTAATGAGGACACTAGAATGCTCAATGACAACCACGCTTTTATCCTAGACTTCCCAGAGTTTAAACTCGATATCGTGCAGCTTAACCACGATGACCCGAAGTTCAAAAACAACATGCAGAAATACCACGAGCTCGACTACACCATTCGCGAGCTTGAAATTTCTGGCAGCCCAATCGATGACGACAACATGCACAATCTAAAAGTGGAACGCATGGAACTGAAAGACACACTTTACAAGCAGCTATCTCGCCACCATCAGCTTGCTGAAGAATCCAAATAACAAGAACTCGAATTCAAGTCACAGCAACACATAAATATGCAGATACAGGGACGTTCTTTCAACAATGAGACAAGGTGTCGAATCACTTCCATTACACTACACCCCCATTCTTCCTTCAGAAGTCGAGACGCAGTTTTCGGTGATAAAAGAGGCGCTTTATTCCCATGTTGAAGCCATCTTTGGATGGGATGATGAATTTCAGAGGCAACGGATAAGCAATGACTATCAACCAGACTGGTTTTATTGGATACACGACCAAGATGAGCGAGTCGGATTAGTCTGCTATAAGCCCTATCAGCAAGCCTATCACGTGCATTTGTTGATCGTGTTCCCGCAGTACCAAAATCGAAAACTAGGGTATCGAGTGATGAAAGATATCCAAGATCTCGCCATCAAAGAAGAGCGTGAAGCTATCACCCTTTCGAGTTTTAGATGCAATCAACAAGCGATCGCTTTCTATCAAAGGTTAGGCTATCAGATAACCGATGACAGCGAAGCGGACTTTGTCAGTCTAGCGCTTCGTATCACCAAGTAGAGATGGCTCTGAAGACCATCTCAGAACGTTTTTCAGTCGATTACTTTCGAATATCAAGCTTATCGATTAGAGATGAAAAGCCCCAACCATCTTCTCCAGCCACAACTTGCTCACCAGTTAGGTATTCAAACAAGGTCGGTGCCAGTGAGCCATTCGCTTCAATAGTCAGTGGGGTTGAGTTTTCGCCAATTGGGTCTCCCCAGAAACCAATGAAAGCGTCTTTTTCCAGATAATCTTCACCAGCGTGTCTCCCCGGTACCTTAGTGTTGTAACCCATTCCCTCTTTCGGGAACAGGTTCACACTACCGGCTCTGTCTTCCAAATAGATATTGGCTAACTGGTTTACTGAGTCAGGTCTTGGCGTAAAGCGTGTTAATTGTGTCCATTCGTTAGCTCTGCACCAAGTCGCAGGTTGAGACTTAACGGCGCGATTCAAACACTTATCCACTAGGCGAGAATAAACCGCAAACTCAGATTCCGTAGGTTGAGGAAGGTAAGGGTTAAGTTGCTGAGTATTCAGAAGCTTCGGACGCTGGCCAGCTTCTAGCGACTCATAGAACAGCTTGCCCCCTTTCCGGGTGATAATCTCATCCAAACGCTGTTTATCACGATTACCAATCACTCGTACCGAGCAACTATCCGCATTACAAGTGTCCTCGCGCACAACCATATAGTCTAGCGATTCAGGTAGACGCTTCGCTATCTGATCTATGATATCGATACTGGTCCCTGTAGGCGCAGCCAGTGGAGCCCAATCGGTCAGCTCTTGATAAACAGGTTGAACCTTCCAACCCTGCTGTGAATTGAAGAAGTCCATCATAAAATTACCACCAGCAGTAGAAGCGACGACTACATCCACCGCCTTAAGGCTTGGGTAATCAAGAGCGTTAGTGATCTTCGGCCCTTCCCCTTCATCAGACGAAATCTTCTCAACCACGATTGGGTAATCAAGCTCTTGCTGTAAAGCTTCGAGTACCTGTTTCTCTGGGTTCAGCGCGTAGAACACAGGTGTTAAACCGTGGTCTCCGGCCATACCCCACAGGGTTTGCGAATACACGCCTGCTGCTTTATAGGTATTCTCAACTTGTGTCAGCCAGTAATCCAAGCGGTTGAGTTCACCTGTCGGCATTAAGATCTCATCACTGAATGGGCCCGTGAAGTGCGCAAAATGATCCGGCCAAGGGTTATAGATCAAGGTGTAATCCGGCATACCTTGTCCATCTAACTCAGCATATTGAGATATCGCCTGTTCAACCTGTGCTTTTTTGGCAAGCTTAGTAAAAAGATCAAAGCCTGAAATCCTTTCGTAAGTTTGGATATCTTCGATTAACGCTTGGCGCATTTCCGTTAAAGTTAGCTCTACATCCGCTCGCTGCTCTAACTCTTTCAAACAGCGCTTCTCACCGTAGTCACGCAGAGATTCACCAAAACCGAGATTCACTAGGCCATCGTATGTGGTATGTGCATTCCAATCGTATTGAGCGTTGCAATTCAGTGTTTTTAGGTAGTTAAGGCGATCAAACATGGTTTGCACCTTATTGTCCGCCATCAACACATCTAACTGCAGCGCATCATTACCAAAAAAGTAGTAAGCACGGTCGATATCTCGATCAACAAAATGAAAGTTCGGCACCCCTGTACCACCTTCACCCGAGACGCGTGCGCCAGTTTTAATGATCGGCAGATTACGAACACTGATGGTTGGCGTCGATGACACACCCACTCGACTAATATTGGTTTTATGTTCGCTATACAGCTTCTTAAAGAAAGGCAGATAGTGTTGGTCTTGATACGCCTGTTCAGCCAGCTGCGCCATAAAGCCCACCTGTTGTACATGCGGCGGTTCAATCACTGGTTCGAGCTTAGGTTTATACTGCTCACGATTTTGATGATGCTGATTCGCAACCGAGATAAACGGCACACTAGGGTCAACCAACCCCTCAATCAAACCTTGCTGCAAGCCATCAACGGTCACTTGGACCGCAAAGCGGCGGTTTTGCTGCGAAGAGAGGAACTCAATCAAATCTTGTGGATTGTCGTCGAAGGCTTGCTGCATCCAATCATCGAGCGCTTCGGTTCTCTCTTCTTTGAAAACAAACTGTCGATAAGCCTTAAGCAAGTTAAGACGGACAAAATCGATCAGGGTAACTGTCAGCGCTTGCGCCTTGTTATTCGGCTTATTCGCATTTTCCTGCTTGCCATCTTCAACGATGGTCATCAATGCTGAACGAATGTCGCTTGGCTCCATGCCTTGCGCAGCCTTTTCAATCAAACCCACGACAATCGGTTGGATTTTATTGATGATCGCCAGATCTTCTTCACTATCCGTCAAATAGGTATAGCTATCTGGTAGGGTGTCCATGTCTCGCCACACACCGAGATCGAATAATGCATCGTAGATCACTACCATATTGGCAATAAACTTATCATCAACTCGAATCCCCTCGTGGTGCCCCGTCGCTTCTGTTGAAGTATCAGGATGTTGGTGATTCTCAGAATGCGTTTCTTTCTCTGCAGGCGCATCCCCGAAACGGTACAAGCTATGCTCAAACCCCTTTAACGTCGTTTCGTCGTAAATCGTCGCCAGATACTCTTTGAACACATCTTCATTGCCAATGCCCGCGTAGCGATCGTAATAGCTATATAGAAAGTACCCCAGCGGAATTGAATAAGCAGGATTTGATAGTTGAGCAATCACGCGCGCTTTAGTTTTCGCATCTAAAGGAAGCGCCAATATGTAAACATCTAACGTCACACCAGCGATCGTAAACAGCGTCGCATCACGGGTCAGAGTCGCTGAGTAACTCAAACTAGAAACAACCTGATTTTTCAAGACTTCACTTGAACTGAATACACCACCAATCACAGGCGTTTCTGAAAGTTGCGCATGCACACTTCCCGCCACAAAACTAAGCGGTAATACACTTAGCAATGCCGTTGAACAAGGAAAACGAAAAAGCTGTTTCATTAGGTATCCTTTGGCGAAGCAATCGATTTATAAGACTGGCGTATTGTTCCATTCCATGTTTATTAGTCAACCTTAGTTTGCAACGAGAAAAAATGACAATGCACCGATTAGCCAATGGATTAATTCTTACTTGTTGATTTATTTATATGAAACTTAGAGACCAATCACACTATTTGCAGTTATTTGTATCATTTATTGGAGCAATTTAACCTAAGATTAGAGCATTGATTTCCACTACGGCACATAAAATGAACAAGTTGGTCGGAAGACACTTAGAAGAGATGGCTGATATTCGTTCGACTCGAAAGCAGAAAATCGTTTACTCCTTTTCACTTATCTCGGCAGCGTTATTCATTTTCTACACTTGGGCTTATTTCCAAGATGGCTATTACACCCTTTCCGTCTTTGAAATGATGTTCGCCGTTATTGCTGTCATTAACGCCATCTATATCAAGAAAGTTCAAGAACCCCACTATTGTGAGATTTTGTTGAGCTGTGTGTTGCTGATTCAAGGCGTGGTGCTGTTTCTCTACAGCGGAACCATTCCAGAGCGAATGCTTTGGCTCTATCCGATTCTGGCCGCAGTGATCTTCATTAACGAATTTCGCATGGGTTTAATTCTCAGTGCCTCCTTCTTACTATTTCTTGGTGGTTTGGCGGCATTGATACCCCATAAATTCGTTCTACCGTTTAACAGCACTCACCGCTTTTCTCTGAGCCTGGTGACCATGAGTGCCGTGTGTCATGTCTCTTCATACTACTTCACTAAGGCTGTTGGCTATATTCAGCGTCTATACCAAGAGGGGATTGAAGACCTCGCCTATAGAGACCAGCTCACAGGGCTCGCTAACCGTTGGAGTTTTGAACGATGGGCGATTGAAAAGCTGAACACCGTCAATACCAACAACAGCGTCACTGCTTTAGTGTTTCTAGATATTGATAACTTTAAGACCATCAATGACAGCTTCGGGCATGATGTTGGTGACAGTGTGTTACAACATTTCGCTCAGCGTCTAAAGAATAATGTTCGCACCAAAGACAGATCGACTCATAAGCATGATTACTCGATTGCCCGTTTCGCTGGCGACGAGTTTGTGTTGATGCTTTATGATGTAAGAAGCAAGCAGGACTTGGATGGTATTTTACATAGAATCAGTGGCTTGTTTGATAACGAGAACCTTACTAATAACCAAATAGGTAAACTCACCTTGAGTATTGGAGTGGCGATGTACCCAACCGATGCT
Encoded proteins:
- a CDS encoding PLP-dependent aminotransferase family protein — protein: MEIAKSLQQIQSSYIREILAAASDKNVISLAGGLPDEQTFPIELMKPTLENLANMPEVFQYGSTAGYGPLIDHLSDTYQLPESHTAMICTGSQQGLDLIARAYVDPGDMVVMEAPSYLGAMQVFGLVQANIVTVSQTEFGPNLDELEACFKQQAPKMFYAVPDFHNPTGVCWTLESRQQVAALCEQYNVAFIEDAPYRELRFTGSELPLVSSFCPDHSIVLRSFSKIASPGLRIGAVTGKRSYLEPLIKVKQGADLHSSVPMQALLLGLLKHQDFVLHMENIRNLYKSRYEVLFSELEQKLPQGCALKPVDGGMFIWVEIPECDTFELAKSLLGNGVAVVPSPVFYPDANGARAALRLNFTNANPDELREAVSRLAEGLTAIS
- a CDS encoding YdcH family protein yields the protein MLNDNHAFILDFPEFKLDIVQLNHDDPKFKNNMQKYHELDYTIRELEISGSPIDDDNMHNLKVERMELKDTLYKQLSRHHQLAEESK
- a CDS encoding GGDEF domain-containing protein, translated to MADIRSTRKQKIVYSFSLISAALFIFYTWAYFQDGYYTLSVFEMMFAVIAVINAIYIKKVQEPHYCEILLSCVLLIQGVVLFLYSGTIPERMLWLYPILAAVIFINEFRMGLILSASFLLFLGGLAALIPHKFVLPFNSTHRFSLSLVTMSAVCHVSSYYFTKAVGYIQRLYQEGIEDLAYRDQLTGLANRWSFERWAIEKLNTVNTNNSVTALVFLDIDNFKTINDSFGHDVGDSVLQHFAQRLKNNVRTKDRSTHKHDYSIARFAGDEFVLMLYDVRSKQDLDGILHRISGLFDNENLTNNQIGKLTLSIGVAMYPTDAKDLAELTRCADKAMYFAKHSGKNRFAYYQDNLTTPLIEDVNRFEPPKPIESIPSNVTALHQQSN
- a CDS encoding GNAT family N-acetyltransferase translates to MRQGVESLPLHYTPILPSEVETQFSVIKEALYSHVEAIFGWDDEFQRQRISNDYQPDWFYWIHDQDERVGLVCYKPYQQAYHVHLLIVFPQYQNRKLGYRVMKDIQDLAIKEEREAITLSSFRCNQQAIAFYQRLGYQITDDSEADFVSLALRITK
- a CDS encoding rhodanese-related sulfurtransferase, whose translation is MSQYVVCALYKFVALDDYQDIRQPLTQLLLDNQIRGTLLLAQEGINGTVAGSRESIDALLAWFKLDERLADVVYKESFNEQQPFNRTKVKLKKEIVTMGVEGIDPRHVVGTYVKPKDWNELISDPDVVLVDTRNDYEVDIGTFKNAVNPNTETFREFPQYVEENLDPAKHKKVAMFCTGGIRCEKSTAYMKEQGFEEVYHLEGGILKYLEEVPEEESMWEGDCYVFDGRVAVNHQLEKSGYDVCNACRLPITEEDKQSAHYEKGVSCPKCIDKHTEEQKQRFREREKQVQLSAARGETHVGGDAAQLIEQRKQQKLEKKAQQRANNK
- a CDS encoding DUF2999 domain-containing protein, coding for MNPIIALLKENNIGDEQINNIFKTLTENPLAAMATISQLGLPQEKLQLLMGQVMQNPALIKEAVEELGLDFSKVEAAKEQLNKQG
- a CDS encoding alkaline phosphatase family protein, whose translation is MKQLFRFPCSTALLSVLPLSFVAGSVHAQLSETPVIGGVFSSSEVLKNQVVSSLSYSATLTRDATLFTIAGVTLDVYILALPLDAKTKARVIAQLSNPAYSIPLGYFLYSYYDRYAGIGNEDVFKEYLATIYDETTLKGFEHSLYRFGDAPAEKETHSENHQHPDTSTEATGHHEGIRVDDKFIANMVVIYDALFDLGVWRDMDTLPDSYTYLTDSEEDLAIINKIQPIVVGLIEKAAQGMEPSDIRSALMTIVEDGKQENANKPNNKAQALTVTLIDFVRLNLLKAYRQFVFKEERTEALDDWMQQAFDDNPQDLIEFLSSQQNRRFAVQVTVDGLQQGLIEGLVDPSVPFISVANQHHQNREQYKPKLEPVIEPPHVQQVGFMAQLAEQAYQDQHYLPFFKKLYSEHKTNISRVGVSSTPTISVRNLPIIKTGARVSGEGGTGVPNFHFVDRDIDRAYYFFGNDALQLDVLMADNKVQTMFDRLNYLKTLNCNAQYDWNAHTTYDGLVNLGFGESLRDYGEKRCLKELEQRADVELTLTEMRQALIEDIQTYERISGFDLFTKLAKKAQVEQAISQYAELDGQGMPDYTLIYNPWPDHFAHFTGPFSDEILMPTGELNRLDYWLTQVENTYKAAGVYSQTLWGMAGDHGLTPVFYALNPEKQVLEALQQELDYPIVVEKISSDEGEGPKITNALDYPSLKAVDVVVASTAGGNFMMDFFNSQQGWKVQPVYQELTDWAPLAAPTGTSIDIIDQIAKRLPESLDYMVVREDTCNADSCSVRVIGNRDKQRLDEIITRKGGKLFYESLEAGQRPKLLNTQQLNPYLPQPTESEFAVYSRLVDKCLNRAVKSQPATWCRANEWTQLTRFTPRPDSVNQLANIYLEDRAGSVNLFPKEGMGYNTKVPGRHAGEDYLEKDAFIGFWGDPIGENSTPLTIEANGSLAPTLFEYLTGEQVVAGEDGWGFSSLIDKLDIRK